In one window of Vibrio sp. DW001 DNA:
- the nfsA gene encoding oxygen-insensitive NADPH nitroreductase: protein MNSTIETILGHRSIRKYTEQPIDQRHLDTIIQAGLAASSSSLLQVVSIVKITDKGKRKLLAQYAGNQAYVENAAEFLVFCIDYQRHALINPEVQADFTELTLIGAVDSGIMAQNCLLAAESLGLGGVYIGGLRNNAQQVDELLGLPKNTAILFGLCLGHPDQEPEVKPRLPAHVIMHENQYQPLNLDDIKNYDHSMQSYYANRSSNQKQSSWSQEITRKLSGESRPHILAYLNSKGLTKR from the coding sequence AATTGATCAACGCCATTTGGACACGATTATTCAAGCTGGACTTGCCGCGTCATCGTCGAGCCTGCTGCAGGTTGTCTCTATCGTAAAGATAACTGACAAAGGCAAGCGTAAACTCTTGGCTCAATATGCTGGTAATCAAGCTTATGTCGAAAATGCTGCAGAATTCTTAGTGTTTTGCATCGACTATCAGCGCCATGCGCTAATTAACCCTGAGGTTCAAGCCGACTTTACTGAACTGACTCTCATTGGCGCCGTGGACTCAGGTATCATGGCACAAAACTGCTTGTTGGCTGCCGAATCATTAGGTTTAGGAGGCGTGTATATCGGCGGCTTACGTAACAACGCTCAACAGGTCGACGAGCTTCTCGGGTTACCCAAGAATACCGCAATTCTATTTGGATTGTGTTTAGGGCATCCAGACCAAGAACCGGAAGTGAAGCCTCGCCTACCTGCGCATGTAATTATGCACGAAAACCAATATCAACCACTGAATTTAGATGATATTAAAAACTACGACCATTCTATGCAAAGCTATTATGCCAATCGTTCGAGTAATCAAAAACAAAGCAGTTGGTCACAAGAAATAACAAGAAAATTATCCGGCGAATCACGACCTCATATTCTTGCTTATTTAAATAGCAAAGGGCTAACCAAACGATAG
- the cyaB gene encoding class IV adenylate cyclase, with protein MNHEHFKGKFEVELKYRIVSKSEFLKVLDSMEHDVMLLDNVESDWYFDTSEYDLRSQSKSLCIREMEPSGIKLWIVKGPEEDCCQATNITDANNARAMLNTLGYGVVLKLSKTRSIYFVDKFHITVDHLEGLGDFAEFAIMTDDAGLLESYRTELIGLASTFGLTETELEHKSYRCLQSENHQME; from the coding sequence ATGAATCACGAACACTTTAAAGGTAAGTTTGAAGTCGAATTAAAGTATCGTATAGTATCGAAATCTGAGTTTTTAAAAGTACTCGATTCTATGGAGCATGACGTTATGCTCTTAGATAATGTTGAGTCAGATTGGTATTTTGACACGAGCGAGTATGACCTTAGATCTCAAAGCAAAAGTCTATGTATTCGAGAGATGGAACCCTCAGGCATTAAGTTATGGATAGTAAAAGGGCCAGAAGAAGACTGTTGTCAGGCAACGAATATTACTGATGCTAACAATGCTAGGGCGATGCTTAACACGTTGGGGTATGGTGTGGTGCTCAAATTGAGTAAGACACGCAGCATTTACTTTGTCGATAAATTCCATATAACCGTCGACCATTTAGAGGGTTTAGGTGATTTTGCAGAGTTCGCAATCATGACAGATGACGCAGGCTTATTAGAGAGTTATAGGACAGAACTTATTGGTTTAGCGAGTACGTTTGGGTTAACTGAAACGGAGCTAGAACACAAATCGTATCGATGCTTGCAATCAGAAAATCATCAAATGGAGTGA